One segment of Glandiceps talaboti chromosome 21, keGlaTala1.1, whole genome shotgun sequence DNA contains the following:
- the LOC144451621 gene encoding uncharacterized protein LOC144451621 isoform X2 — protein sequence MKMPVKLILLGYMFLCFPAIVGNNPRPNPDREQRGSSSMCTPGEKCPAGFYMERKCTGTTPPVCSPCPADTYMAGPNERSSCLVHTPCDQEKEDVIRNGSATGNFECKCKREYFKSPEGSCLNMAVCEKGSGVAEPGTSTTNTVCKECESNSYSDVIDFESECKIHTNCEQFHSKTVKNGSKFEDAECDPPINSGNGGANQPRDTNKDQHDRNNSDSAEDNVPGNLSENGESSTAAGQETEPHDDTQNDPSPTDHQSELNDSLVGATRAVRPRSSEKSNDSDAQSAGVGSPLIDPCGNLLFKVAEDLTEDNCQKMKERLILGKKIPRGHLENVKSCHELFRIMHDRTLITEINLSELNDLLRAVGRKDLIKNKVQPYLKAKRKSK from the exons ATGAAAATGCCAGTCAAATTG ATTCTATTAGGTTAtatgtttctttgtttcccTGCTATTGTTGGTAATAATCCGCGACCAAATCCAGATCGAGAACAAAGGGGATCATCTTCGATGTGTACACCAGGTGAAAAGTGTCCAGCCG GTTTCTACATGGAAAGAAAATGTACTGGGACGACGCCTCCAGTATGCAGCCCATGCCCTGCTGACACTTATATGGCTGGACCTAACGAAAGAAGCAGTTGTCTAGTACACACACCATGTGACCAGGAGAAAGAAGACGTCATTAGAAATGGTTCAGCAACAGGAAACTTCGAATGTAAATGTAAACGCGAGTACTTCAAGAGTCCAGAGGGTAGTTGTTTAAATATGGCTGTCTGTGAGAAGGGCAGTGGTGTTGCTGAACCAG GGACTTCTACAACAAACACAGTCTGTAAAGAATGTGAAAGTAATTCATATTCTGATGTTATTGATTTTGAGTCTGAATGcaaaatacatacaaa TTGCGaacaatttcattcaaaaacagTGAAGAATGGATCAAAATTTGAAGATGCCGAATGCGATCCACCTATAAACAGTG GAAACGGCGGTGCAAATCAACCAAGAGATACAAATAAGGACCAACATGATCGGAATAATTCTGATAGTGCTGAAGATAATGTACCAGGCAATTTATCAGAAAACGGTGAATCATCAACCGCTGCTGGTCAGGAGACCGAGCCTCACGATGATACACAAAATGACCCATCACCCACGGACCACCAATCTGAATTGAATGATTCCTTGGTGGGTGCCACAAGAGCGGTCAGACCTAGAAGCAGTGAAAAATCAAATG ATAGCGATGCACAGTCAGCTGGAGTTGG GTCACCTTTGATAGATCCATGTGGTAACCTATTGTTCAAGGTAGCCGAGGACCTTACAGAAGACAATTGCCAAAAAATGAAGGAGCGATTAATATTAG GTAAAAAGATACCAAGAGGTCATCTAGAAAATGTTAAAAGCTGTCACGAACTCTTCAGAATAATGCATGATAGAACACTGATTACTGAAATAAATTTGAGTGAGCTTAATGATCTGTTAAGAGCAGTTGGTAGGAAAGACCTTATTAAAAACAAAGTTCAGCCATATCTCAAAGCTAAACGTAAATCAAAGTAA
- the LOC144451621 gene encoding uncharacterized protein LOC144451621 isoform X1 produces the protein MKMPVKLILLGYMFLCFPAIVGNNPRPNPDREQRGSSSMCTPGEKCPAGFYMERKCTGTTPPVCSPCPADTYMAGPNERSSCLVHTPCDQEKEDVIRNGSATGNFECKCKREYFKSPEGSCLNMAVCEKGSGVAEPGTSTTNTVCKECESNSYSDVIDFESECKIHTNCEQFHSKTVKNGSKFEDAECDPPINSVLSTDVYSKNDTGTSTDNHEHSYLQYQITIGIIALLLCFACGVIIWCMFRYSRPACHSCLQVGNGGANQPRDTNKDQHDRNNSDSAEDNVPGNLSENGESSTAAGQETEPHDDTQNDPSPTDHQSELNDSLVGATRAVRPRSSEKSNDSDAQSAGVGSPLIDPCGNLLFKVAEDLTEDNCQKMKERLILGKKIPRGHLENVKSCHELFRIMHDRTLITEINLSELNDLLRAVGRKDLIKNKVQPYLKAKRKSK, from the exons ATGAAAATGCCAGTCAAATTG ATTCTATTAGGTTAtatgtttctttgtttcccTGCTATTGTTGGTAATAATCCGCGACCAAATCCAGATCGAGAACAAAGGGGATCATCTTCGATGTGTACACCAGGTGAAAAGTGTCCAGCCG GTTTCTACATGGAAAGAAAATGTACTGGGACGACGCCTCCAGTATGCAGCCCATGCCCTGCTGACACTTATATGGCTGGACCTAACGAAAGAAGCAGTTGTCTAGTACACACACCATGTGACCAGGAGAAAGAAGACGTCATTAGAAATGGTTCAGCAACAGGAAACTTCGAATGTAAATGTAAACGCGAGTACTTCAAGAGTCCAGAGGGTAGTTGTTTAAATATGGCTGTCTGTGAGAAGGGCAGTGGTGTTGCTGAACCAG GGACTTCTACAACAAACACAGTCTGTAAAGAATGTGAAAGTAATTCATATTCTGATGTTATTGATTTTGAGTCTGAATGcaaaatacatacaaa TTGCGaacaatttcattcaaaaacagTGAAGAATGGATCAAAATTTGAAGATGCCGAATGCGATCCACCTATAAACAGTG TACTTTCAACAGACGTGTACAGCAAAAACGATACCGGAACTTCGACTGACAACCATGAACACTCTTATCTTCAATACCAAATTACTATTGGCATAATTGCTTTGCTACTATGCTTTGCTTGTGGGGTCATAATTTGGTGTATGTTTAGATATTCTCGACCAGCATGCCATTCATGTTTACAAGTAGGAAACGGCGGTGCAAATCAACCAAGAGATACAAATAAGGACCAACATGATCGGAATAATTCTGATAGTGCTGAAGATAATGTACCAGGCAATTTATCAGAAAACGGTGAATCATCAACCGCTGCTGGTCAGGAGACCGAGCCTCACGATGATACACAAAATGACCCATCACCCACGGACCACCAATCTGAATTGAATGATTCCTTGGTGGGTGCCACAAGAGCGGTCAGACCTAGAAGCAGTGAAAAATCAAATG ATAGCGATGCACAGTCAGCTGGAGTTGG GTCACCTTTGATAGATCCATGTGGTAACCTATTGTTCAAGGTAGCCGAGGACCTTACAGAAGACAATTGCCAAAAAATGAAGGAGCGATTAATATTAG GTAAAAAGATACCAAGAGGTCATCTAGAAAATGTTAAAAGCTGTCACGAACTCTTCAGAATAATGCATGATAGAACACTGATTACTGAAATAAATTTGAGTGAGCTTAATGATCTGTTAAGAGCAGTTGGTAGGAAAGACCTTATTAAAAACAAAGTTCAGCCATATCTCAAAGCTAAACGTAAATCAAAGTAA
- the LOC144451379 gene encoding uncharacterized protein LOC144451379 isoform X2 — protein sequence MSSSQLHRNLVVLLVALTRSLVANPLYFGCFSVCPAGYHKVEYSKECQPGQVWCRQCDEGTYTAVENELYRCFPHRPCNENEITKLKGTFINDFICECQDGYYRSPEGHCRQWTSCTKGKGVFRKGDAMRDTVCQPCGPSTYSDVNSSSAECINHTRCEDVGLKTLHLGTSEADTVCKEASELISGKPSQPTNKKQTEYTTKTFVDIELEPTKTTNNEDAEHFGEFGTDSHPTVDTNSATMTIIIGIIAAVLLSILVIIGVRYIWKRRQAQNQAQDDDMNQMTHIPAHLQNGHARSTKGASNGQATRDTNRPDRASGVDLTINVQNVNCHQVEMTARDAEDVPGKAHDKEDTNVKETLSYGLQDTDTKESCRYALLEIPLLGQTTPQCDGGCNDSDKMESATNAPEREHLLGHPEKIRGDPDSDTE from the exons ATGTCATCGAGTCAATTACATAGGAACTTAGTG GTATTGTTGGTGGCGTTAACTCGTTCTTTGGTGGCAAACCCTTTATATTTCGGATGTTTCTCGGTCTGCCCTGCAG GATACCACAAAGTAGAATATTCAAAGGAATGCCAGCCAGGCCAAGTATGGTGTAGACAATGTGATGAAGGTACATACACTGCTGTAGAAAATGAACTCTATCGATGCTTTCCACATCGACcatgtaatgaaaatgaaataacgaAATTAAAGGGAACGTTCATCAATGACTTTATTTGTGAGTGTCAGGATGGGTATTACAGGTCACCAGAAGGTCATTGCCGACAGTGGACATCCTGTACGAAGGGAAAGGGAGTGTTCAGAAAAG GTGATGCTATGCGTGACACAGTGTGTCAACCATGTGGTCCCAGTACTTACTCAGATGTAAATAGTTCGTCTGCTGAATGCATAAACCACACaag ATGTGAGGACGTTGGTCTAAAGACGTTGCACTTAGGAACTTCTGAAGCCGACACTGTCTGTAAAGAAGCATCTGAACTCATTTCAGGGAAACCATCACAGCCAACAAACAAAAAGCAAACAG AGTACACAACAAAAACATTCGTAGATATAGAGTTGGAACCTACAAAGACAACGAACAATGAAGACGCTGAACACTTTGGAGAATTCGGTACGGATTCTCACCCGACTGTAGACACCAACTCAGCAACAATGACAATCATTATCGGTATCATTGCGGCAGTTCTCCTCAGCATATTGGTAATTATTGGTGTAAGGTATATATGGAAAAGAAGGCAAGCTCAAAACCAGGCACAAG ATGACGACATGAATCAAATGACCCACATACCTGCACATCTCCAGAACGGTCATGCGCGTAGTACAAAGGGTGCCAGCAATGGTCAAGCTACCAGAGATACAAACAGACCTGACAGAGCTAGTGGTGTAGATCTGACGATAAACGTACAGAATGTGAACTGTCATCAAGTAGAGATGACTGCCAG AGATGCTGAGGATGTACCAGGGAAAGCACATGACAAAGAAG ATACAAATGTAAAAGAAACTCTGTCTTATGGACTACAAGATACAGACACAAAAG AGAGCTGTCGGTATGCTTTGCTAGAGATACCTCTTCTTGGACAAACTACACCGCAATGTGATGGTGGTTGTAATGATTCAGATAAGATGGAGAGCGCCACCAACGCACCAGAAAGAGAGCATCTTTTAGGACACCCCGAGAAGATAAGGGGAGATCCTGATTCAGATACAGAATGA
- the LOC144451379 gene encoding uncharacterized protein LOC144451379 isoform X1 has translation MSSSQLHRNLVVLLVALTRSLVANPLYFGCFSVCPAGYHKVEYSKECQPGQVWCRQCDEGTYTAVENELYRCFPHRPCNENEITKLKGTFINDFICECQDGYYRSPEGHCRQWTSCTKGKGVFRKGDAMRDTVCQPCGPSTYSDVNSSSAECINHTRCEDVGLKTLHLGTSEADTVCKEASELISGKPSQPTNKKQTEYTTKTFVDIELEPTKTTNNEDAEHFGEFGTDSHPTVDTNSATMTIIIGIIAAVLLSILVIIGVRYIWKRRQAQNQAQDDDMNQMTHIPAHLQNGHARSTKGASNGQATRDTNRPDRASGVDLTINVQNVNCHQVEMTARDAEDVPGKAHDKEDTNVKETLSYGLQDTDTKGSEGGDDDEQIVCMCTDDNPKNIDDVDEKSCRYALLEIPLLGQTTPQCDGGCNDSDKMESATNAPEREHLLGHPEKIRGDPDSDTE, from the exons ATGTCATCGAGTCAATTACATAGGAACTTAGTG GTATTGTTGGTGGCGTTAACTCGTTCTTTGGTGGCAAACCCTTTATATTTCGGATGTTTCTCGGTCTGCCCTGCAG GATACCACAAAGTAGAATATTCAAAGGAATGCCAGCCAGGCCAAGTATGGTGTAGACAATGTGATGAAGGTACATACACTGCTGTAGAAAATGAACTCTATCGATGCTTTCCACATCGACcatgtaatgaaaatgaaataacgaAATTAAAGGGAACGTTCATCAATGACTTTATTTGTGAGTGTCAGGATGGGTATTACAGGTCACCAGAAGGTCATTGCCGACAGTGGACATCCTGTACGAAGGGAAAGGGAGTGTTCAGAAAAG GTGATGCTATGCGTGACACAGTGTGTCAACCATGTGGTCCCAGTACTTACTCAGATGTAAATAGTTCGTCTGCTGAATGCATAAACCACACaag ATGTGAGGACGTTGGTCTAAAGACGTTGCACTTAGGAACTTCTGAAGCCGACACTGTCTGTAAAGAAGCATCTGAACTCATTTCAGGGAAACCATCACAGCCAACAAACAAAAAGCAAACAG AGTACACAACAAAAACATTCGTAGATATAGAGTTGGAACCTACAAAGACAACGAACAATGAAGACGCTGAACACTTTGGAGAATTCGGTACGGATTCTCACCCGACTGTAGACACCAACTCAGCAACAATGACAATCATTATCGGTATCATTGCGGCAGTTCTCCTCAGCATATTGGTAATTATTGGTGTAAGGTATATATGGAAAAGAAGGCAAGCTCAAAACCAGGCACAAG ATGACGACATGAATCAAATGACCCACATACCTGCACATCTCCAGAACGGTCATGCGCGTAGTACAAAGGGTGCCAGCAATGGTCAAGCTACCAGAGATACAAACAGACCTGACAGAGCTAGTGGTGTAGATCTGACGATAAACGTACAGAATGTGAACTGTCATCAAGTAGAGATGACTGCCAG AGATGCTGAGGATGTACCAGGGAAAGCACATGACAAAGAAG ATACAAATGTAAAAGAAACTCTGTCTTATGGACTACAAGATACAGACACAAAAG GAAGTGAAGGTGGGGATGATGATGAGCAAATAGTGTGCATGTGCACAGATGACAATCCAAAGAATATTGATGACGTTGACGAAA AGAGCTGTCGGTATGCTTTGCTAGAGATACCTCTTCTTGGACAAACTACACCGCAATGTGATGGTGGTTGTAATGATTCAGATAAGATGGAGAGCGCCACCAACGCACCAGAAAGAGAGCATCTTTTAGGACACCCCGAGAAGATAAGGGGAGATCCTGATTCAGATACAGAATGA